One genomic window of Gloeomargarita sp. SKYB120 includes the following:
- a CDS encoding Uma2 family endonuclease, whose amino-acid sequence MISVEKKNIPSYAQWRPATWDDYQRVRDDESIERVQLFFYRHQLLLENMGWEGILHSEVRELVSAILTIWLIRHPEIKSKLLGSCLMEKEGLQAAAPDIALYLGENLPQYQQSRRINLNQSPPPALVVEVADTTLDSDLDQKKHLYAELGIPEYWVMDAQGGQVFLFVLHGSGYQRVENSQVLPGLTSSLLQATMAQAQSSTNIAAAAWFAQQFS is encoded by the coding sequence ATGATTTCTGTCGAGAAAAAAAACATTCCTTCCTACGCCCAGTGGCGACCGGCTACTTGGGATGACTATCAACGGGTTCGAGATGATGAATCTATCGAGCGCGTTCAACTGTTTTTCTATCGCCATCAACTCCTACTAGAAAATATGGGATGGGAAGGTATTTTGCACTCGGAAGTGCGAGAACTTGTGTCGGCCATTCTAACGATATGGCTCATCCGACATCCAGAGATAAAGTCGAAACTTTTGGGTAGCTGCTTGATGGAGAAAGAAGGGTTGCAAGCTGCGGCTCCTGATATTGCCCTTTACCTGGGCGAGAACTTACCGCAGTACCAGCAGTCACGTCGGATTAACCTGAACCAGTCACCGCCGCCTGCGTTGGTGGTGGAAGTGGCCGACACCACCTTGGATTCGGATTTGGACCAGAAGAAACATCTCTACGCTGAACTGGGGATTCCCGAATACTGGGTGATGGATGCCCAGGGCGGGCAGGTGTTTCTGTTTGTTTTGCACGGGTCTGGCTACCAGCGCGTGGAAAACTCCCAGGTGTTGCCAGGTTTGACCAGTTCGTTGTTGCAGGCCACGATGGCTCAGGCGCAATCCAGCACCAACATCGCCGCCGCTGCGTGGTTTGCACAGCAATTCTCCTAG
- the hslO gene encoding Hsp33 family molecular chaperone HslO produces the protein MVDQLMRATAAGGAIRAVGVITTRLVAEARQRHGLSYVATAALGRTMSAGLLLASSMKRMSARVNIRFQGNGPLGTVFVDAGRDGTVRGYVDQPHVELPPNAKGKLDVGQAVGSQGYLYVLRDNGYGYPYASTVELVSGEVGDDIAYYLTTSEQTPSALALGVFLEGGQVRAAGGLLLQILPRSAQNEELIEVLESRVAALSGFTPLLLAGRQLSDIFQELLGDMDLVIFPEVQLVRFHCGCNFDRVLGALKMLGIQELKSMIHQDDGAEVTCHFCSSVFHAQRSHLEQLVQELEREARAKSMR, from the coding sequence ATGGTAGATCAGTTGATGCGGGCCACAGCAGCCGGCGGTGCGATTCGGGCGGTCGGGGTCATCACCACCCGTTTGGTGGCGGAAGCGCGGCAACGACATGGGTTGTCCTACGTGGCGACGGCGGCTTTGGGGCGAACGATGAGCGCAGGATTGCTGCTGGCGTCGAGCATGAAACGGATGTCGGCGCGGGTGAACATTCGCTTCCAGGGCAATGGGCCGCTGGGAACTGTGTTTGTGGATGCCGGTCGCGACGGCACGGTGCGCGGGTATGTGGATCAGCCCCATGTGGAGTTGCCGCCCAATGCCAAGGGGAAATTGGATGTGGGACAGGCGGTAGGGTCGCAGGGATATCTCTACGTGCTGCGGGACAATGGCTACGGCTACCCCTATGCCAGTACGGTGGAGTTGGTTTCCGGCGAAGTGGGCGACGACATTGCCTACTACCTAACCACGTCGGAGCAAACGCCATCAGCCCTAGCGCTTGGCGTGTTCCTAGAAGGTGGGCAAGTGCGGGCAGCAGGGGGACTATTGCTCCAAATTCTGCCTAGGTCAGCCCAAAATGAGGAGCTAATTGAGGTACTGGAATCACGGGTGGCAGCGCTGTCGGGATTTACGCCCCTGTTATTGGCCGGACGCCAATTGAGCGACATATTCCAGGAATTGCTAGGGGATATGGACTTGGTGATTTTCCCCGAGGTGCAACTAGTGCGATTCCACTGCGGCTGCAATTTTGACCGGGTGCTGGGGGCGTTGAAGATGTTGGGCATCCAAGAACTCAAGAGCATGATTCACCAGGACGACGGCGCGGAAGTGACCTGTCATTTCTGTAGCTCAGTCTTTCATGCCCAGCGCAGTCACCTGGAACAACTGGTGCAGGAATTGGAACGGGAAGCAAGGGCCAAGTCCATGAGATAG
- the deoC gene encoding deoxyribose-phosphate aldolase, producing MFTGEPPLTDLPDIATVIEHALLRPGMTPQEIAEGCEIADRYGFPVVCVYPSAVRQCVELLHQRRCQVCAVIGFPLGATTSSVKLYEAMEAVENGAKELDVVIHWGWLKGGETQAVYEEIAQIVNDTGQTVKAILEMSQLTPEEQKLAVEICLDAGVHYLKTGSGWFGGATVEQVEFLRKMTQQQVGIKASGGIKTLEQAHALLRAGATRLGTSRGVELVQQQKEMNT from the coding sequence GTGTTTACCGGAGAACCGCCGTTGACCGATTTGCCGGACATTGCTACAGTGATCGAGCACGCCCTGTTGCGCCCAGGGATGACCCCGCAGGAGATTGCCGAAGGTTGTGAAATTGCCGACCGCTATGGGTTTCCAGTGGTGTGCGTCTATCCCAGCGCCGTGCGTCAGTGTGTGGAATTGCTCCATCAACGCCGGTGCCAGGTCTGTGCTGTCATTGGGTTTCCCCTGGGAGCGACTACCAGCAGCGTGAAACTTTACGAAGCCATGGAAGCGGTCGAAAACGGCGCCAAGGAACTGGATGTGGTTATTCACTGGGGCTGGCTCAAGGGCGGTGAAACCCAAGCCGTTTACGAGGAAATCGCCCAGATTGTCAACGACACGGGTCAAACGGTCAAGGCCATTTTGGAGATGAGTCAACTGACACCTGAAGAGCAAAAACTAGCGGTGGAAATTTGTCTCGATGCGGGCGTCCATTACCTGAAAACTGGCAGCGGTTGGTTTGGGGGCGCAACGGTGGAACAAGTGGAGTTTTTACGGAAAATGACCCAGCAGCAGGTAGGGATCAAGGCATCGGGGGGTATTAAAACCCTAGAACAGGCCCATGCCCTCTTGCGTGCCGGCGCAACTCGCTTGGGAACCTCCAGGGGCGTGGAACTGGTGCAGCAACAGAAAGAAATGAACACCTGA
- the cobJ gene encoding precorrin-3B C(17)-methyltransferase, translated as MTGGWDAFQPIAWVATTPVNQTRFLTLARHFGGTIWCSPQLATHPDCHAYGTSLRDHLQYLWADHRTLVLGLTLGAVVRLIAPLLTDKQRDPLVLCIPESGQYVITVCGGHQRQGDWLCQAIASWLNAQAIITDASSAQGLPGVDTWGHPWGWRKGAGDWTALAGALIRGEPVQVVQEAGQTLWRQALPPQAPLLWTDSPDAHRPQIWITHRQVNPTVPHAIWHPRVLWVGVGCARGTPAWVIQQAIAQVFAEHALALDAIAGLASIDIKQDEAGLVALCQNQGWPLRTFPADQLRAVAVPNPSPVVAQAVGTPSVAEAAAVQAAQGPLLVPKQVLDNVTVAVALAPQEFLDRQGYLYLVGAGPGDLSQLTPAARCALAHADVVIGYRLYLELLAPLKRPGQIWEAYGIGQETERAQRAIDLATWGLTVAVVSSGDSGIYGMAGVVLELLHHQQHQPLRNRVQIVPGISALQAVASRVGVPLMQDFCAISLSDLHVPWETIAHRLTQAAQGDWVTVLYNPCSSQRTWQLPAAQAIFLQHRDPKTPVAVVRQAYRSDEQIWRSDLAHFTQLPVDMFCTVIIGNRRSYWSDYGLITPRREPPEPPHFAPQTQNSNSG; from the coding sequence ATGACTGGTGGCTGGGATGCGTTTCAACCAATTGCCTGGGTTGCAACCACACCTGTCAATCAAACCCGTTTTTTGACACTGGCGCGTCATTTCGGGGGAACCATCTGGTGTTCGCCTCAATTGGCAACCCATCCTGATTGCCATGCCTACGGGACATCTTTGCGTGACCACCTGCAGTATCTCTGGGCGGACCATCGAACACTGGTACTGGGGTTGACCCTAGGAGCTGTGGTACGCCTGATTGCGCCCCTGCTGACCGACAAGCAGCGCGACCCCCTGGTGTTATGCATTCCCGAATCCGGCCAATACGTGATCACTGTTTGTGGCGGGCACCAGCGCCAGGGGGATTGGTTATGCCAAGCGATTGCCTCCTGGTTAAATGCCCAAGCCATTATTACCGATGCATCCAGTGCGCAGGGCTTGCCTGGCGTGGACACCTGGGGTCACCCCTGGGGATGGCGCAAAGGTGCCGGTGATTGGACGGCTCTTGCTGGCGCCCTGATTCGGGGGGAACCTGTGCAAGTGGTACAGGAAGCCGGTCAAACCCTGTGGCGACAAGCCCTTCCGCCGCAAGCGCCCCTGCTTTGGACGGACTCACCGGATGCCCATCGCCCCCAGATTTGGATCACGCACCGGCAAGTTAACCCAACGGTTCCCCATGCCATTTGGCATCCGCGGGTATTGTGGGTTGGCGTTGGTTGCGCGCGCGGGACCCCCGCCTGGGTCATCCAGCAGGCCATTGCCCAGGTGTTTGCCGAACACGCCCTCGCCTTGGACGCCATTGCCGGTCTGGCCAGCATTGACATCAAACAGGACGAAGCCGGTCTGGTAGCCCTCTGTCAAAACCAGGGGTGGCCGTTGCGCACGTTTCCGGCTGACCAGTTGCGAGCGGTTGCTGTCCCCAATCCCTCGCCGGTGGTAGCTCAAGCTGTGGGCACTCCAAGCGTTGCCGAAGCCGCCGCTGTTCAAGCCGCCCAAGGCCCCCTGCTTGTGCCCAAACAAGTTTTGGACAACGTCACAGTGGCCGTCGCTTTGGCTCCCCAGGAATTCCTGGACCGCCAAGGTTATCTGTATCTGGTTGGCGCTGGCCCTGGCGACCTCAGTCAACTCACGCCTGCAGCCCGCTGTGCCCTGGCCCACGCCGATGTGGTGATTGGCTACCGGTTGTACTTGGAATTGCTAGCGCCGCTCAAGCGACCTGGGCAAATTTGGGAAGCCTATGGAATCGGGCAGGAAACCGAACGCGCCCAGCGAGCCATTGACCTGGCCACATGGGGATTAACTGTAGCGGTGGTTTCTTCCGGTGACAGCGGCATTTATGGCATGGCCGGTGTGGTGTTGGAGTTACTGCACCACCAGCAACACCAACCATTGCGCAACCGTGTCCAGATTGTGCCAGGGATTTCGGCCTTACAAGCGGTGGCGAGTCGGGTTGGCGTGCCCTTGATGCAGGATTTTTGCGCCATTAGTCTCAGCGATTTACACGTGCCTTGGGAGACGATTGCCCATCGCTTAACCCAGGCCGCCCAAGGGGATTGGGTCACTGTTCTTTACAACCCCTGTTCCTCCCAACGCACCTGGCAATTACCAGCGGCGCAGGCCATTTTTCTCCAGCATCGGGACCCCAAAACGCCGGTGGCGGTTGTGCGCCAAGCCTATCGTTCCGATGAACAAATCTGGCGGTCGGATT